The segment AATAGGGTTGGGTGAAGCGTTGTTTGCCTTCGTTGTGGTCCTTCAGACGCAGTCGCAGATCGGAAGTCGCGCCCACGTAATGGTTCGGAGTCTTCTCCGACTTCAGGATAGAGACGTAGTGCATGGGGCCCCTCCTGCGCTGAAGCTTCGGAGGAACACCTTCGCACCGGGGGTGATTAACCAGCCACAGGTTCAGCTTCGTTTTTGCGTGGACCGTGTCCACCGTAGCTCCGTCTGGAGCGAAGCTTCAAATCAAATGCCGGTTTCTGAAAGCATGGCCGGAACCGCTTTTCAAATATTTCTCAAAGGTCATGGCTTTTGCTTTCGATGGGAAACCCGCATACCAGGCCAGCGTCCAGGGACGGTGGGGTTGGGTGAAGCGTTGTTTGCCTTCGTTGTGGTCCTTCAGACGCAGTCGCAGATCGGAAGTCGCGCCCACGTAATGGTTCGGCGTCTTCTCCGACTTCAGGATATAGACGTAGTGCATGGGGCCCCTCCTACGCTGAAGCTTCGGAGGACCACCTTCGCACTGGGGGTATTTAACCAGCCACAGGTTCAGCTTCGTTTTTGCGTGGACCGTGTCCACCGTAGCTCCGTCTGGAGCGAAGGTGGAGCGGGCGAAGGGATTCGAACCCTCGACATCAACCTTGGCAAGGTTGCACTCTACCAACTGAGTTACGCCCGCAATGTAGACTGAAGAATGTATCGGACCGGGACCATGGGCTCAAGTGGAAAATTCAGGCCGGTCAGAGCACCTGGTTTTCAAACAATTCGACGATCTCGCCATCCGGCCCCTTGAAAAAAGCGATCTTCACCAGCACGGGCCCGATGTTGGAGGCAATGGTCACTTCCTTCGGCTCCATCGTGATCTCGGCCCCGACCGCGCGGACTTTCTCCAACATGGCCGAACAATTGTCGGTTCTCAGGGCGAAATGGAGGATTGTCCCCTCCACCTGCGGGAAGGCGGCGTCGCGGGCGAAGACTTCAATGTAATTGCCGTCGCCGGCATCGATCATGGCGGCCCGGCCCGCTCCTTCGCCCCAGGTGATCCGGACCTTGAGGCCAAGGACCTTGGTGTAGAATTTCACACTGGCATCGAAGTCGGCCGAACGCAGTGCGGTGTGGTGGAATCCCTGGATGGTGGCCATGGCGCAGTATGATCCAGGCCCGGCGGGGTTCAACAGGGAAAGCAGACTCAGCCGTAGATGGGCACGAGGTAGCTGTGTTGGAAATCGACGCCGGGCTGGCGGATCTTGACCTCCAATTCCCAGTAAAGGGGCTCGGTTGCCGTGATGGTGGTGGGCGGAGCATCCCTGGGCAGGGTGAAGGAAAGGTCGACCGCCCCTCCATTGGCCAGAGGGGTGTCGCCCCCGAAGGTCCGGGTTTCTTCCCAAAGGCAATCGTAGACCCGTGAGGTTTCGGTCTCGCTCCCACTTTTGACCGTCTCGGATTTCTCGCGGATGCATCGCAGGGTGAAGGTGCCGGATTGCCAGCCGCGCAGGCCGCGACCCGGCTCCCAGCGGAGGAATACGGCCTCACGGCGCAGGGGAAAGGTGCCCCAGGTCAGGCGGGCCGGGCCGTATTTGATTGCCCAGACCAAGGTGTAAAGGGCTCCGTAGAGAACGGCGATGAGGATCAGGTCAAAGATCCCGACGATGATGCGGACCATGAGGTGGCCTTCATTGGAGAAATAAGCCCACCAGTTGAACGGGGCCAGGAATGCGCCCAAGACCAGGAGGGATAAAAAGCTCTGCAGGACACGCAGGAAGCGGTTCTGAACGGAACCGGCAGGATTCCAAAAGTGGTCCCAGAGGGCCGGCTGGTTGGGATGGAGTCGCCGGTTGCGCATCAAGGCACGCAGGCGGAACGGCCGGTGCAGGCCCATGCCAATGACGGCCAGGCCGGCGACAAAGAACACAAACCCGATACAGCCCACCATCCAGCGTGGGCCGTGGAAGGAGGATTCTTCCGATGGAATCCAACCCGCAGCGAGGGCGCTGACCGCGCCACCTACCCCGGCAAAAATCAGGCCGAACACGACAAGGGCCGTGGTCGGCACGGGGTTGGGTTGGACGAATCCAAAGGGGGAGCTGCGGGGAGGCAGCCGCTTGGGGGAAGGCATGGAAGATGCGGTTTCGCCGTTCACGGGGAAACCCTATCGAGTGCACAATCATCTGCCAAGCCAGTGGTTGCACACCGTGGCATTCCGGAATCGCGCATTGACATCCGTAGCAGGCAGAATTAAATTCAAACTTCAATGTTCGGGATCGCCAAAGCCGTAGTATCCGTAGCCGTCGTCGCCGTTATCGGCGCTGCCGTGGCGGATGCTCGTGCCTGATCCTGACAAAAAAACACGAACATCCACCCACGGCAGCAGCCGTGGGTTTTTTATTGCCCGCGGCTCTCCACCACTCAAGGAACCGCATGAACACCCCCAGTCAAAATCAACATCCCACCCGATGTCGCCCAACTGAATCGTACACACCGGGACACAACTCCCTCAGCGCCGCCTTCATGGCGGCACGAACACTCGGCAGTCACGGGTCATTCGTGCTGCCCTGGCTCCAACCCGGTCAGGAAGTTCTGGATCTGGGTTGTGGTCCGGGAACGATCACCCTCGGTCTGGCCCAGGCGCTCCTGCCCGGTCGGGTGACCGGGATCGATTCCTCCCCCGCAGCCATCGAAACCGCCCAGCGCCTGGCCGGTGGGATGGAGCTGGTCAATGTCACCTTCCGCACGGGGAACGCCTACGAACTGCCGTTTGAAGATGCCTCGTTTGATCTGGTCTTCTCCCACGCGCTCCTGGAACACCTCTCCCGTCCGGATGAAGTGCTGGCGGAAATCCACCGGGTCCTCCGTCCCGGTGGCATCGCGGCCCTGTGCTCGCCCAACTGGAACCAGTTCCTCCTCGCACCGGAATCCCCCGCATTGGGATTCGCCCTGGAGGCCTACCGTTCCCTTCAGGAAGGAAATGGCGGCTGCACCGAGGCGGGCGCCCGGCTCGGCCCCTGGGCTGCGGATGCCGGATTCGAAGTGCTGGACAGCAACACACGCTACGAAGTCTACGACGACCCCCGCAGGATCGGGGATTATCTGGCCCGGCAACTCGAAGAAGCGGGAGCGCTGCGTCAGGCGGAATCCTGGCGGCGCTGGAGCCGGAGCGAACGGGCCACTTTTGCCCAGGCCTGGGGACACGTCATCGCCCGCAAGGCCGGAGGGGAGGAATGAAGTCGGGCAAAAGTCTTACGCCATTCTCGCCCGCCGCGTTGATGGTCCAACATCCATTTCTTGATGGTGACGTCCGGTTCCATGGCGTCATGACTAGCCCACAAGCCGCCCCAACGTCTGTTTACCTGTTATAGAATCGGATAATTGGGTTAGAGCCCATCCAATGACCGGTTCAGGAGGAGAACGTTGATAGTGGACTCGCCTAGGATGCCCAGGGTGGGGCCTTCGGTGTGTTTCTCCACCAAGGTGCGGACGGCTTCGACACCCAGGCCACGGGCGCGGGCGACGCGGTTGATCTGGAGCTCGGCGTTGCGGGGGCTGATGTGGGGGTCCAGACCGCTGGCTGAAGCGGTCACGGCATCGGCGGGGACGGGGGCATCCGCAGCCAGGCCGTTCACGGTCCGATACGCCGCCACGCGCTCTTTGATGGCGTCGTGCAGTTTCTGCGAAGTCGGCCCGAGGTTGGAGCCACTGGAAGAGGCGGCATCGTAGCCCACCGCTCCGGCGGCCGAGGGTCGCGAATGGAAGTAGCACTCCCCGCTGAACGGTTGGCCGAGCAAGCGTGATCCGTGAACGTTGCCCTCTTTATCGGTGATGAGGCTGCCGTTGGCCTGATCGGGGAACACGCCTTGGGCGATCAATGTGACAATCAGGGGATAGGCCCCGCAACAAACGAGGGCCAGGACCAGGGTGGCGCCGAGGGCGGCGCGGAATTCACTGAAAAGTTTTTTCATGGGATTTATTTCAAAACTATGGGGTCGGATTAAATGAGGGCGTTCAAGATAAGGTCGATGACTTTGATTCCGGCGAAGGGGGCGAGGAGGCCTCCGACTCCGTAGATGAGCAGGTTGCGTTGCAACACTTGCAGGGCGTGGGAGGGTTTGTATTCCACCCCGCGCAACGCCAGGGGGATGAGGGCGACAATGATGAGGGCGTTGAAGATGACCGCACTGAGGATGGCGCTCTGCGGGCTGCCCAAGTGCATGACGTTGAGCGGGGCAATGGCGGGGAAGGTCACCATGAGCATGGCCGGTATGATGGCGAAGTATTTGGCCACGTCGTTGGCAATGCTGAAGGTGGTGAGGGCTCCGCGGGTCATGAGCAGTTGTTTCCCGATTTCCACGATCTCGATGAGCTTGGTCGGGTTGGAATCGAGGTCCACCATGTTGCCGGCTTCGCGGGCGGCCTGGGTGCCGGTGTTCATGGCCACGCCGACATCGGCCTGGGCCAGGGCGGGGGCGTCGTTGGTGCCGTCGCCGGTCATGGCGACCAGATGACCCTTGGCCTGTTCCTCGCGGATGCGTTTGAGTTTGTCCTCGGGGGTGGCCTGGGCCATGAAGTCGTCCACTCCGGCCTCGGCGGCGATCGCGGCAGCGGTGAGTGGGTTGTCCCCGGTGATCATGATGGTGCGAATGCCCATGAGGCGGAGGTGGGCGAAACGTTCCTTGATGCCGCCCTTGACCACATCTTTCAAATGGATGACGCCAAGAACTTCGACGTTTTCCACCACGACCAGGGGGGTGCCCCCTGCGCGTGAAATGGTGTCGACGGCGTGCTGGACCCCTTCGGGGTAGTGTCCGTTCTCGGATTCAACCCACGCACGGATGCTTTCCGCGGCCCCCTTGCGGATGCGGCGGGCGGGTTTCCTCTCGCCGGCGGGGAAATCAACCCCACTCATACGGGTCTGGGCGGTGAAGGGGACGAACATGGCATGGGGCTCGGCCACATCGCGTCCGCGCAGGTTGAACTTCTCCTTGGCCAGGACAATGACGGAACGACCCTCGGGGGTTTCATCGGCGAGTGAAGCGAGCTGGGCGGCATCGGCGAGGCGGTCGGCGGAAATACCGGGAGCAGGCACGAAGTCCGTGGCCATGCGGTTGCCCAGGGTGATGGTGCCGGTCTTGTCAAGCAGGAGGACGTCCACATCCCCCGCCGCTTCCACGGCACGGCCGCTGGTGGCAAGAACGTTGCGGCGGATGAGGCGGTCGATCCCGCTGATGCCGATGGCGCTGAGCAATCCCCCGATGGTGGTGGGTATGAGACAGACAAGCAGGGCGATGAGCACGGGCAGGGGGAAGACGGCGGCTGTATAGGTGCCGAAAGGACGCAGGGTCACGACGACAGCAAGAAAAATCAGCGTAAGTGCACTCAAGAGGATGGTGAGGGCGATTTCGTTGGGGGTCTTCTGCCGCGCGGCCCCTTCGACCATGGCGATCATGCGGTCGAGGAAGCTGTGGCCCTTCTCCGCGGTGATGCGGACGACGATGCGGTCGCTGAGGACGCGCGTTCCTCCGGTCACGGCGGAACGGTCGCCGCCGCTTTCGCGGATGACGGGGGCGGATTCGCCGGTGATGGCGGCTTCGTCCACGCTGGCGATTCCTTCGATGACTTCGCCATCGGCGGGGATGATGTCGCCAGGGAGGCAGACCACGCGGTCGCCGGGGTGGAGATCGGCGGCGGAGACGGATTCGTAGATATCGCCCTGGCCTGGGAGTGAGGTGAGGCGCTTGGCCTGGACGTCGGTGCGGAGCTTGCGCAGGGCATCGGCCTGGGCTTTGCCGCGGCCTTCGGCCACGGCTTCGGCGAAGTTGGCAAAGAGGACGGTGAACCAGAGCCAGAGGGCGAGGTGCGCTGTGAAGGCGTGTTCGCTCGGGGAGGTAAAAATCGCCGCTGTGGTCAGCACTGCACCGACGAGGGTGACAAACATGACGGGGTTCTTGATCATCAAGCACGGATCGAGCTTGCGGAAGGCATCGGCGACGGCAGGCAGGAGGATGCTGCTGTTGATGAGGGGGGAGGAAGGAGTCATGAAATCTGATGGGTTGAAGGGAGGAGAGGTTGAAAGGATGAGTGAGTTAGAAGAGTTGACCGGCATTCATGAGGAAATGTTCGACCACGGGGCCGAGGGCGAGGGCGGGAAGGAAGTTGAGGGCGCCGACGAGCAGGACGGTGCCGATCAAGAGGATCGTGAAGGTGGTCCCGGAAACCGGGAAGGTGCCGGAACTGGGGGGAGCGGATTTTTTGCGCCCGAGGGAACCGGCCAGGGCCATGATGGGCACGATCATGAGGAAGCGCCCGAAGAGCATGGCCACTCCCAGGGTGGTGTTATACCATGGAGTGTTGGCGGTCAGGCCGGCGAAGGCGCTGCCGTTGTTGCCCACAGCCGAACTGAAGGCGTAGAGGATTTCCGAGAGACCATGGGGTCCCTGGTTGTTCAATCCCGCCAATCCCCACTCGCTCACCACAGCCCATGCGCTGAAGCCGAGAATGGTAACGGAGAGGATGAGCAATGAGAGCATGGCCATCTTGACTTCGTGGGCCTGAATTTTTTTCCCGAGGTATTCCGGGGTGCGACCGACCATCAGGCCGGCAATGAAGACGGCGAGGACCACGAAGACCAACATGCCGTAGAGACCCGCGCCGACGCCGCCGATGACGACTTCGCCGAGTTCGATGTTGAACAGGGGCACGAGGCCACCAAGGGGGGTGAAGGAGTCGTGCATGGCATTGACCGCACCGCAGGAAGCCGCGGTGGTGATGGTGGCAAAGAGGGCGGAGTTGAACGTGCCGAAGCGGACTTCCTTGCCCTCCATGTTGCCATCGGCGACGGCAACCCCGAGACTCTGGTGGATGGGGTTGCCCTTGGCCTCGGCCCAGGCACAGACGAGCACGCCGGCAAGGAAGAGCGTGATCATGGCCGACCATACGGCCCAGCCGTGGCCCTGGTTTCCGGTCATACGGCCGAGGTAATAGGTCAGGCCACTGCCGATGGCAAAGATCGAGAGCATCTGGATGAAGTTGGAGAACGGGTTGGGGTTTTCGAAGGGTTGGGCGGCGTTGGCGTTGGTGAACCCTCCCCCGTTGGTGCCCAACATTTTGATGGCGACCTGCGAAGCCATCGGTCCCTGGGCGATGGTTTGCGTGTCCACCGTTTGCGTTTCCGTGGTCTTTCCGCCCGCCCCGTCGTCCTTCTCAACCTGATGCACTACAGGCTCCAAAAGTTTGGCGGAGGTGGTGGGCTTGAAATTCTGAATCATGCCCTGGGAGACCAGAAAGACGGCAAAGACCACGCAGATGGGGAGCAGGAGGTAGTAAGTGGTGCGGACCAGATCGACCCAGAAGTTGCCCAGGGTGGTGGTGGACTGGCGGGAGATCCCGCGCACCAGGGCGGCGGCAATGCCAATGCCCGTTGCGGCGGAGGTGAAGTTGTGCAGGGTCAGTCCCACCATCTGGGAGAAAGTGGACATCGTCCCCTCGCCGCCATAACTCTGCCAGTTGGTGTTGGTGGTGAAACTGACGGCGGTGTTGAAGGCCAGGTGCGGGCTGAGGGGCCCGAGTCCCTGGGGGTTGAGCGGCAGAATGTGCTGCAGGCGCAGGATGGCGTAGGTGAAGAGGAGGCTGACGAGGCTGAAAAGCAAAACGGCCAGGGTGTAGTTCTTCCACTCCTGCTCGCGCTGCGGATCGACGCCGAGTACACGGTAGGTCAGGCGTTCGAGGGGACGGACCACCGGATCGAGCCAGGTCCGGCCGTTGGCATCGAGCACTTGGACCAGGTAGAGGCCGAGGGGCTTGGTGAGTAGGGCGAGCAGCCCCAAGTACAACGCGAGTTGGACCCAGTCGGTGGCGTGCATGGTGCTTGAGTGATTTAGAATTTTTCGGGCCAGATCATGGCCACGAAGAGGTAGATGAAGAGGGCGAGGCCAATCAGGCCGGTGATGAGGGTTTCCATGGGATGCGTTCTCAGAGTTTTTCGCAGAAGCGGGCATAGAGCGCGGCGGCGATGAAGAATGCGGCGCTGACCGAGAGGTATAGGATGTCGTCCATGACACCAACATGCCCGAATCGTGGCGGCGGTGGTAGTTAAGGAGCGATGTCAAAGCGCTAAGATTCCGCTAAGAAGTTGTTTTGGTGGTGCTCGATGGCACGATGAAGAGGTAGATTAACCCCAGTGAACGACGACCTTCGTCCCGATCCTGACGCCCTTCTGGCCCGGTTGGATTTGAAAACTCCAAAGACCAAAAAAGGACGGTTGAAGATCTTCCTAGGCATGTGTCCTGGGGTGGGCAAGACCTATGCCATGCTCGAGGCTGCCAGGGCGGCCAAGCGCGGAGGATTGGACGTCGTGGCGGGCGTGGTCGAAACCCACGGTCGGATCGAGACGGTCGCCCTCTTGGAGGGGTTGGAGGTCATGCCCCGTCAGTCATTCGATTACAAGGGGGCCATCCTTCAGGAAATGGATCTGGACGGCCTCCTGCGCCGTCGCCCAGAGGTGGCGCTGGTCGATGAACTGGCCCACAGCAATGCCCCCGGCAGTCGACATCCCAAGCGCTACCTGGATGTCCGGGAACTGCTCGATGCCGGGATCGATGTATGGACTACGGTCAACATCCAGCACATCGAAAGCCGGACCGATGTGGTCCGGCAGATCACCGGGGTGGCCGTGCGGGAGACGGTGCCCGATTCCCTGGTGGATGATGCGGACGAAATCGAACTGGTCGACCTGGCCCCCGAAGCCCTGCGTCGCCGCCTGGCCGAGGGAAAAGTCTATCTGGGCGAACGCGCCCATGCGGCGGCAGAACATTTTTTCAAATCGGAACAGCTCACCGCCCTGCGGGAAATGGCCCTGCGCTACACCGCAGAGAAAGTGGACCAGGAGTTGCGAGAACTTCTGGCCACGCGCCGGATCAAAGGGCCGTGGAAGAGCCATGAACGCCTGCTGGTGGCCGTGGGGGCCAGTCCCTACGCGGAAAGCCTGATCCGCTGGACGCGGCGTCAGGCGGGGATGCTCGATTGTCCGTGGACCGCGCTCTGCATCGACACCGGTGAAGAGTTGGATGCGGCGACCCAGTCCCGTCTGGGGCGCAATCTGGCCCTGGCCCGCCAATTGGGGGCGGACGTCGTCACCCAACCGGGGACCGAGGTGGCGGGCGCGGTGCTGGAGTATGCCCGGGAGCACCACATCACCCAGATCGTCCTGGGCAAAACCGAAGCCCCGCCCTGGTGGCGTCACTGGCAGCCCTCGTTTTCCGACCGGATCATCCGGGAGAGCGGGAAGATCGATGTGTTGGTGGTTCGTCCGGAGAAGGACTGGCGGGTGGAGGAAAGCCTACCGGTGCCCCGCCTGCCCACCCCCTGGACACTGCGGCCCTGGCTGGAGGCGGCGGGTTGGACCGCAGCCCTGACCGGGGCAGGCTGGATCATCCAGGCGCAAACCGGTTATTGGACGGTTTCCCTGATCTACCTGCTGGGCATTGTGCTCGCCGCCCTCCGCCTGCCGCGCGGACCGGTGCTGGCTCTGGCGGTGACGTGCGCACTGGTCTGGGACTACCTCTTCATCCCCCCATTCCACACCTTCTCCATCCGGGAGACACACGATGTCTTCATGTTCCTGATGTTCCTGGTGGTGGCACTGGTCATCGGCCACCTCACCAGCCGCTTGCGTGAAAGGGAGAAAGTCGAGCGGGTGCGGGAACGCCGGACGGCCGCGCTGCTGGCTTTCACCCAGACCCTGGCCCTGGAACCGGAGACCGGTCAGGCCCTGCGGCAGGCCTGCGTGATGCTGTCCCGTTTGTTCCAGTGTGATGTTGGGATTTTGAGGCGGAAGGACCCGGCTTCGCTGGTCGAAACCCCTGCGGAAGGATCCACGTTTTATCCCGGCGAGAAGGAATTCGCCGTGGCCCGGTGGGTTTACCAGCACCGCCAGCCGGCCGGCCGGGGCACCGACACGCTGGCCACGGCCGAGGCCCTGCATCTGCCCTTGTTCACGCCGGTCCTTTCCTGTGGCGTACTCCTGGTCAAGCCCCGCCAGGACCGGGCCTGGGAACCGGCTGAACGGGCCATGTTGGAAAACTTCGCCGCCCAGCTGGGATTGTTCCTCCAGCGCGACCACATCGCTGAAGCGGTGCAGCGGGCGGAAGTGGCCCATCGTTCCAGTGCGCTGCAGAAGAACCTGCTCGACAGTGTTTCGCATGAATTGAAAACCCCGCTGGCCACGCTCCAGGCCGCGGCCGAGGCCCTCTCCCGGGTGGCCACCACCGGGGCCGCCTCCGGACTGGCGGATGAAATCACCGCCGCCACCTCCCGGCTGCACCGCATCGTCAACCACTTGCTGGAGATGACGCGGCTGGATTCGGGAAAAGTGGAACCCCGGCTGGAGTGGTGCGACCCGGCGGAAATCGTGGGGGAGGCGGTGAAGCAACTGCGGGAGACGCACCCGGGGCGGCCGGTCCAGATCGAGGTGGAAGGTTTGCCGTGGGTGCTGACCGATCCGGAACTGGTGGGCAAAATCCTCTTCAATCTTTTACACAACGCCGCCCTCTACACCCCGGCGGAAATGCCGGTCAAGGTGCGGGCGGCTTGGAACCAGGGACACCTGCGCTTCCGTGTGCGCGACCACGGGCCGGGCCTGGGCGATACGGACCCCACACGCCTGTTTGAAAAGTTTTACCGCCCGCCCGGGTCCCCGGCGGGAGGGAGCGGGCTCGGACTGGCCCTGGCGCGGGGATTCGCCCGCACCCTGGGCGGCGACCTGAGCGCGGCCAACGCCCCCGACGGCGGGGCGGTCTTCCGCCTCGATCTTCCGTCCGAGTCGCGCGAAGATACACCGACCGCCACCCATGCCGACCGCCCTGATCATTGACGACGAGCCCGCCATCCGGCGCCTGCTGCGGCTGGCGCTGGAGGGTGAGGGCTACCGGGTGCTGGAGGCGGATGAAGGCCGGGTGGGTTTGTTGGAGGCCGCGCGGGCGAGGCCCGAGGTGATCGTCCTGGATCTCGGTTTGCCGGACAAGGACGGACTGGAGGTCCTGAAAAATCTGCGCGAATGGAGCCAGATCCCGGTGTTGATCCTCTCGGTGCGCGACGACGAGCAGGACAAGGTGCGGGCGCTGGATCTGGGGGCGGACGACTTTGTCAACAAACCGTTCGGCACGTCCGAATTGCTGGCGCGGCTGCGGGCGGTGCAGCGCCGGGCGGCGGAACAGGAAAACGAAAGTCCGGTCTTCCGGAGCGGCGGGCTGGAGGTGGATTTGGCCGCACGCCGGGTGCGGGTGCAGGGCGTGGAAACCAGACTCACGGCCACAGAATACCATTTGTTGCGCCTGCTGATACGCCACGCCGGAAAGATTGTGACACAGAAACAATTGCTGCGCGAGGTTTGGGGACCGCAGGCCGAGGAACAGACGCAATACCTCCGTGTGCACCTGACCCACCTGCGGAAAAAAATTGATCCCAAGGGCACGGGGTTGGTGGAAACCGAACCCCGGGTGGGTTATCGGTTGAAAGCCAGTTAGGAATCTGAATGATTGCGGAGGGGAGGACGCAAATCAGGTCTGACCGGACGCAGGTAGAATAAACAGAAGATCCCGGTGCAGAGGATGAGGCTGCCCAGCCACTTGAAAATCCAGCCCGGGTCGCGGAGGATCTGGATGGAGGATTGCTCCAGATTCTCGGGGTTCCAACTGGCCTGGGACATCTTCCAGGTCAGGCCGGTCCAGCCGCGCCACCAGTCGTCGGGATAATTCATGGGTACGTTCATCGAGCACTTTCCGGTGACCTCGGACCCCTCGGGGGTGATGACGCGCAGCAGGCTGCGGAACTCGGAGGGGTTGCCGGTCCCGCCGTAACGTTCGAGCTGGAAGTCGTCGAGCTTGAGGCCGAAGGGCAGGGGCTCGGTGCGCCAGCCATAAGATAGTTTGAGCAGACCGTCTTTGGAAGGGGACTGGATGACCCAGCCCTGGGGGACCCATTCCTCGATGCGTTCGCCGCCCCGGGTCAGGCGGACCAGGACCCCGGGAACCGGAGCATCCTGGCCGGGCAGGGTCATGGCGTTCGCCTCACGGGGGCGGAAGACGGTGTCACCGCTGGCCTTGGGCAGGACTTCTTCCACGGTGAAGGCCCAATCCGCCCATCCAGTGGTGAGGGGCGCACCGGGCGCGAGGATGCCCCGGGATTCCCCATGCTTGCGGGAGACGAGGACGTAACGGAGGCCTTTCCCATCGAAACCGGTGTAGAGGTCGAGCCGGTTGGCCGGCCCCTCCCCATCCCCCGCCGCCGCGGAACTTGTGATCGAGTGAGGATCGGTCGCAGCCACCGCAACCGGCACGGTGCGTCCGCGCAATTCCACCAGGATGGCGGGATTGTTGGGTTCATTGGAGAGGGTGACGGGTTTGTTGTCACGAAGTTGGAAGTCGGGCCAGTAGGAAATGGCGCGCAATTCCAGGCCGGTTCCCTTGAGCGGCCAGCTTTTGGGGATTTCCGAGGCTGGCGCGGTCAGGCTCCAGGAGTCCCCGCCACGGCTGAGTTCGATGATGAGCCGGCCCATTTCTTCGCGCAGCCTGACTTTCATCCCGGTAGAACCACCTTGTATGGTTTTGGCGACCTGCTGGTCGGGCATCTTGGCGAAGGCGAAGATGTTTTCCACTACATCCACGGCGACCGCCACGGGGGCGCTTTTCTTGGCCGCCACGGATGAGGAGGAGGAAGGAGGATCGCCGGCAAGGAGGCGGATGCGGGCCAAGCCGAGGTCGAGAACTGAGGAATCAGCCTCCCCGAGCCAGAGCCAGGGCTCAAGTGTCTGGTTCATCATCGCCGTCTTGAGTCGGATGCGAACGGCAGGTGCGCCTTCGGCGGACGGACGGGCGGTGAAGACGGGCTGGAGGGTTTCCGTGGCCCCGACCGCTTCGAGCTTCCAGCCGGCGTGGTCACCCAGCCGGAGCGGACGCTCCGGTGTGGGCAAGCGGTGGATGATGCCGACGGGGAAGCGGACCACAGGCTGGTCGCCGGCGGAGAAGCGGACTTGCTTTTCGTTGATGAGCAAGGACGAAGCGGGGTCGCGGCCCTCGAAGAGGGTGATGCTGCCCTCGATGCCGAAGATTTTCCCGATGAAGGCCCCGAAGAGCAGGATGATGATGCCGAGGTGGGTGAGGAGGAAGCCGGTGTGGGCTTTCTTCCAGGGGAGGCGCGAAAAGGCCACGGTGGCGAGGTTCAGAACGAGGAGCAGAAGCCAGAGGTTGAACCACCAGGCTTCATAGATGTAGGCCCGGGCGACTTCGGCCGTCAGGCGGGACTCGTAAATGGTGCCGACGATGGAAGCAACGATGAGCACGGCCAGCAGCAGGAGGG is part of the Candidatus Methylacidiphilales bacterium genome and harbors:
- the kdpB gene encoding potassium-transporting ATPase subunit KdpB, with protein sequence MTPSSPLINSSILLPAVADAFRKLDPCLMIKNPVMFVTLVGAVLTTAAIFTSPSEHAFTAHLALWLWFTVLFANFAEAVAEGRGKAQADALRKLRTDVQAKRLTSLPGQGDIYESVSAADLHPGDRVVCLPGDIIPADGEVIEGIASVDEAAITGESAPVIRESGGDRSAVTGGTRVLSDRIVVRITAEKGHSFLDRMIAMVEGAARQKTPNEIALTILLSALTLIFLAVVVTLRPFGTYTAAVFPLPVLIALLVCLIPTTIGGLLSAIGISGIDRLIRRNVLATSGRAVEAAGDVDVLLLDKTGTITLGNRMATDFVPAPGISADRLADAAQLASLADETPEGRSVIVLAKEKFNLRGRDVAEPHAMFVPFTAQTRMSGVDFPAGERKPARRIRKGAAESIRAWVESENGHYPEGVQHAVDTISRAGGTPLVVVENVEVLGVIHLKDVVKGGIKERFAHLRLMGIRTIMITGDNPLTAAAIAAEAGVDDFMAQATPEDKLKRIREEQAKGHLVAMTGDGTNDAPALAQADVGVAMNTGTQAAREAGNMVDLDSNPTKLIEIVEIGKQLLMTRGALTTFSIANDVAKYFAIIPAMLMVTFPAIAPLNVMHLGSPQSAILSAVIFNALIIVALIPLALRGVEYKPSHALQVLQRNLLIYGVGGLLAPFAGIKVIDLILNALI
- the kdpA gene encoding potassium-transporting ATPase subunit KdpA, which gives rise to MHATDWVQLALYLGLLALLTKPLGLYLVQVLDANGRTWLDPVVRPLERLTYRVLGVDPQREQEWKNYTLAVLLFSLVSLLFTYAILRLQHILPLNPQGLGPLSPHLAFNTAVSFTTNTNWQSYGGEGTMSTFSQMVGLTLHNFTSAATGIGIAAALVRGISRQSTTTLGNFWVDLVRTTYYLLLPICVVFAVFLVSQGMIQNFKPTTSAKLLEPVVHQVEKDDGAGGKTTETQTVDTQTIAQGPMASQVAIKMLGTNGGGFTNANAAQPFENPNPFSNFIQMLSIFAIGSGLTYYLGRMTGNQGHGWAVWSAMITLFLAGVLVCAWAEAKGNPIHQSLGVAVADGNMEGKEVRFGTFNSALFATITTAASCGAVNAMHDSFTPLGGLVPLFNIELGEVVIGGVGAGLYGMLVFVVLAVFIAGLMVGRTPEYLGKKIQAHEVKMAMLSLLILSVTILGFSAWAVVSEWGLAGLNNQGPHGLSEILYAFSSAVGNNGSAFAGLTANTPWYNTTLGVAMLFGRFLMIVPIMALAGSLGRKKSAPPSSGTFPVSGTTFTILLIGTVLLVGALNFLPALALGPVVEHFLMNAGQLF
- a CDS encoding GIY-YIG nuclease family protein; its protein translation is MHYVSILKSEKTPNHYVGATSDLRLRLKDHNEGKQRFTQPY
- a CDS encoding VOC family protein, which translates into the protein MATIQGFHHTALRSADFDASVKFYTKVLGLKVRITWGEGAGRAAMIDAGDGNYIEVFARDAAFPQVEGTILHFALRTDNCSAMLEKVRAVGAEITMEPKEVTIASNIGPVLVKIAFFKGPDGEIVELFENQVL
- a CDS encoding GIY-YIG nuclease family protein, translating into MHYVYILKSEKTPNHYVGATSDLRLRLKDHNEGKQRFTQPHRPWTLAWYAGFPSKAKAMTFEKYLKSGSGHAFRNRHLI
- a CDS encoding methyltransferase domain-containing protein produces the protein MAARTLGSHGSFVLPWLQPGQEVLDLGCGPGTITLGLAQALLPGRVTGIDSSPAAIETAQRLAGGMELVNVTFRTGNAYELPFEDASFDLVFSHALLEHLSRPDEVLAEIHRVLRPGGIAALCSPNWNQFLLAPESPALGFALEAYRSLQEGNGGCTEAGARLGPWAADAGFEVLDSNTRYEVYDDPRRIGDYLARQLEEAGALRQAESWRRWSRSERATFAQAWGHVIARKAGGEE
- the kdpC gene encoding K(+)-transporting ATPase subunit C — its product is MKKLFSEFRAALGATLVLALVCCGAYPLIVTLIAQGVFPDQANGSLITDKEGNVHGSRLLGQPFSGECYFHSRPSAAGAVGYDAASSSGSNLGPTSQKLHDAIKERVAAYRTVNGLAADAPVPADAVTASASGLDPHISPRNAELQINRVARARGLGVEAVRTLVEKHTEGPTLGILGESTINVLLLNRSLDGL